In the Populus trichocarpa isolate Nisqually-1 chromosome 1, P.trichocarpa_v4.1, whole genome shotgun sequence genome, ctataagtttttaaaatgttcATTGTGATGActgtgaaatttaaaaatatgatatttatgatcggtttcttttttgttctcacAGTTTTCAAAATATGATTGTTGCGAGGATTATGAATGATTCAAGGTTAATTTATAATGCAGGAAAAAAAGGCAGCAATGTTATCAACATGTTTTCTggtatcataattttttcaagtccaggacaagaaaaataaaattttcatttaataatataaattaaaaaaatacatgagatgacaaatcataaaaaaaatgttaatgaaaGAGTAGAATGAGAAGTTGACGTTATGTGTatgtaaatatttgataatGTGTTATGagcaccttttattttttttatttaattatgtgacAACTAAAAAGGATAGCCAACCTGGTTTACTCCGCTAACTCGTCAATTGTAacatgagatcaaaataaaaataattaaaaaaataacttaaaattaatcgaggttaaataaataaatgaaaaaataacacgAGTTGTCGGTTAACTcgattaacttgactaacccgtGATAGCCAAGTAGAAACCAAAGGTGTAAAAAACCAGAAAGCTTAAGATCCAATTACCTGATgtcaaatgatgatttttttttaaagcattgaAATAAATCCCAAACAACCAGGATTGAATTAACTAACACGTAActcgagataacctcatagaaaggaaagcgaaaaaaattagaaagttcAAGATCTAATATTCAATgttaagtgatgaaattgaaaaaaaaacatttaaaaaaacaaagttaaactgggttaatattcaaaactaGTGATTCGGGTTATGAGATCATGATGACTATATagaatgcaaaaataaaaggaacaaataaaaaaaaatctcaatcatcaaaagttttaaaaatagcaattagaATGACgaaaactaaatttgatataaaaactaatgaaagaaaataacgaggggctaaactaaaaaaataaattagaataagaaaatgaaacgaGAACCATAattggataaataaataaataaaataaaatatcaagtaatgaaattaaaggaaattaaaagaatgataaaaaaaagcaattaaaaaaataagaatcagattaaaataaacaaatgaaattaaatatcaaaggaaaaaaattaaaaaaaaagcaataaacaaACGGGCAACATATtcgatataaaaactaaataaaaccaataaaaattatgaaattaaaaaaattaataatctaaGAACCATTTATAACAATTAAAGACCAATAAATAGACAAAGGATGacgattgaaaaaaaaaaaaatgaaaggacaTCCTGAAGTGGGAGGAAagagggggagaaaaaaaaaactcaatgctGAAAAAAAGTATGTTTGGGAGTGTAGTTGtggttacttttaaaaatatttttcacttaaaaatacatcaaaatgatatttttttattttttaaaaattatttttgatatcagcgcttcaaaataatctgaaaatacaaaaaaaatattaacccgaagtaaaaaaaaattaaaattttttattttttttttaaatatttttaaaacataaaaataaacaggaaatACGCGGCTTGAATTTCACTGCACGTGCCCCCATCAATTATGTCACTATTAAACGCTATGACCGACACGACAATTAGAATTTTTTGGCTATTGCAAACTCTCGCATGCaccactccttttttttttgttatttttatatgttaaaatcTTAATATGTCCCTAATACAAATagattatacaaaaaaaaaaccataataaaaatatcaaaatacatattgacgcattttttaatattcatgattttttttttttgtaacccggggtgtccgggccagcttacgcgcaccgcAATTAATCCCCGgatccactgaacaccctgcaagcccagtagacaggtaagacaccgcgggggtgacaggcgtgcacgctGAGGCTCGAACTTAGGTGACAAAGACAAGGAAACCTTGCCTCTGCCGCTGGGCTACAAGCTGCGGTGCAATATTCATGATTCTTGATTCCAAGGGTGAGGACTAttctttaaaaatgaaattactcAAAAGCCCctcttaatctctttttttttttttgctttttaaggGCATCTATGTTATTCAACCATGCAAAAAACAAGTTGATAGACCATTGCAACCCCGTTTAATTTTGCAATGACAAATAAATTCTCTATAAAAAACCCATTTTACCCTTTAATACAGgccatttgatttttcatattcatattATAGGATGTATCCTAACCAGTTGTTGAATATTCAATTGCCACACAGACATTCATTAATCCTGGATTCAATATCTTTGATTTACATGGTGAACCGGTCAAATTAAAACTTCTTGCTTGATTGAAATTCTTAAAAGTGCTGACTTCATTGGCCTAGAAATACctggtttttaaatattattttttactcatCCTGGATcgaccataattttaaaattaataattaagcaTCGTTTGATTGTTTATCAAAAATGTTTACATCACTGTATAAATTAACTGGTTACCTCATTTATAGTCTGCGTTGGCGAATTAAAACACcattatttataggaaaatattatttataagtaaattatattaaaaatatatttatttttgtatttcaaaaatgtttttgaaaaaaattatttattatttatttattttattttaaattaattttttaatattttcatatgtgtactaatataaaaaataatttttaaaaaataaaataaaaatttattttaattaattaaaaaattatattttaaaaaataactattacaaTGATATAAACACCCTCTTAAATTGCCTAAAAGTTCTCAGAATGGCCATTTTGACGATTGTggaatttatctattatttatgGTTGAATATTAACgggtaaaaacaaatatcaacctAACTTCTGGTCATATCATAGACATGTAATTAACAACCCTTTCTAGAAAATGTTTGAGAGtgtgtaaattattattttttaaaatattttttatttaaaaatatattaaaataatatatatttttaaaaaattacaggcTGACCTAAACCGGCGTAACCAATGCAATCCACGTTGCGAGCATCACCTTACCCTTTAAAGCAAGCCACCCATGGCCCTATCATGACCCCTATATTATTTCTCGATGCAAGTGTCATAGTTTGCCGTCATCAACATAGGCATCTGCCTCTACCTTACACGTCACGAGTTAACTTTACggtgataaaatattttttaaaatatattttatttaaaaatatattaaaatattatttattttattttttaaaaattatttttaatatcaatacattaaaataatctaaaaatataaaaaatattaatttaaaaaatatatatataaaatataaactttttaaaaaatattttttaaatacaaaaacaaatagcctgactaaaagaaataaagcaaATGGCTTACTTAAGATAACACCATGCATTACTTTTCCTTTACCTGCTCCACGCGCACTTATTCTATTCTTATTGCTCTTGCTAACTTAAACATGAGATGATCTCTTGTACCGTTCTGTAGCTTATTTTGCATTAAAGCTCATGCCCAGTGATCCAGACACTTCTCTAGCCCAAGATCGTGGCCGTGAAAAATtggaaagttaaaaaatttatgatgtaTGGCTGGGtagttttatattttccatAGACTTTTTTTAAGATAGTTATTATTAGCTGGCCCGGTCGTTTTTTtgctaacataaaaaattaatgtctaTGTCTAGGTGATGATAACTCGTTTGAactaagttaatttaatttgcatgtaatttataatataagattggaataattttatagaaaaataaaaaaagtttataaagcTTAAAATccaataatctaatattaaaaaataaaattaaataaaattaattttttaaaaaataacaccgaaacaaaaacccataattaactcggattaacttttctaatttattttctgaaatcttagatcatgataaaaaaagtaaatttaaaaaacaaaccttttatTACCGTATTCCTCGAGGCATTCTCATTCCATATTCCTATAGGATTGTGAAATCCATTTTGCTCATGGTTCTCTCCAgcaataataattgatttacaTTGAAATAAGTTTTAATCCTTTGTTATATTACTCCCTTGTCTACCTTCCttctgttttctgttttctgttttctgtttCTGCATGAATAagaataactaataaaaactaCGTGGTTGTGTTTTtgttcatagttttttttgtcttggtaGCCTCCTAAGTTTTCATATAACAATTTAAACAGTGTTTGGGTAACATACGTTATGTTTTgagaattgattaaatttcCCATCCACTAAAAACCTTTTCGGTTCGTTCGTCAGGCCTGGGCTTTGGAGAACACACACCTTTAAAGTCCAACCACGTGTAAAATTGCACCCAGTCCATTAACAGAATCGAAATAGGTTTGCATCAACCAGCATACCAAACACCCCGCTTTAGGAAACCACTGCTAACCAATAAAATATCCCTGTAAAGTGTAAACCCTAGTGAGaaaattgtgtaaaaaaaaaaaaccagtgacaaaaaaaaaaaaaactcactaaaACAAGAATCTCACTCTCGGTCTCTCGCTATCTCGTGTGCGCATTCTCATTTCGCTGGTTTCCTCATCAACTTCCACTGGCCACCATTTACTCTCTCTCGCCGCCCACACCCCAAAATATCCCCATCCTCAAACCTAACCCACCACAAACCTCCAGCAACCATGGCCGCCTCCGAGTATTCCCTCCGCCGCGCTCTCGTCGAGAAACAATCCTCAATCGAATCTCAAGGAAACGCTGTCCGTGCACTCAAAGCCTCTAATGCTGTAAAGGCTGATGTCGATGAGGCAATTGAAAAACTGAACGCCTTGAAATTAGAGAAGTCTTCGATTGAGAAACAACTTCAAGCCGCCGTTAGTGGTAATCCTGATGGTTCTGTTAATAAGGAAGCATTCCGTCAAGCTGTGGTTAATACACTTGAACGGAGGTTGTTTTTTATCCCTTCTTTTAAGATTTATCGTGGTGTTGCTGGGCTTTATGATTATGGTCCTCCTGGTTGCGCCGTCAAGTCCAATGTTCTTGCCTTTTGGCGCCAGGTAAAGATGATTGATCACTTTCTCACTTTTTTACTTTGATTGTTGAAAACTGAATCAATCAatgttgaatttaaattatagcAAAGAATTGCAATGCAATTAATTACGTTCAGAaggtcaaattttttaattgatttatactTTACCTTTTCAAGCGAAGAAAAAACTACCCAACTGTATTGAAAGTCTAAGGAATTAGAATATTTGGCAGTCCTGTTGCATATTTGTGTACTAATTAGGAAATTTATTGATGTTTTGGCAGCATTTCGTTCTCGAGGAGAATATGTTGGAGGTTGACTGCCCATGTGTGACGCCCGAGGTTGTTCTCAAAGCATCTGGTCATGTGGATAAATTCACGGACCTTATGGTTAAGGATGAGAAAACTGGGACTTGCTATCGGGCGGACCACTTGCTTAAGGACTTCTGTAACGAGAAGATTCAGAAAGATCTTAGCATAAGTGCAGAGAAGGCTGCAGAATTGAAACATGTACTTGCTGTCCTGGATGATCTCTCTGCTGAAGAGCTGGGTGCGAAAATCAAGGAGTATGGTATTACAGCTCCAGACACAAAGAATCCACTTTCTGATCCTTATCCATTCAACCTGATGTTTCAAACATCAATCGGTCCTTCTGGTTTGAGCCCTGGGTGAGTGTTTTacaataaatttgatttcttttatgtaATTTCTATAACAATGATGTGCTGAATCTGCGTTTTGAGTTTGCAGTATTTCAGTATATATGCAACATTGTATTTCCCCACCTAGGTACTGAAACAATctcccattttttttatttatgtaaaggTATATGCGCCCTGAAACAGCTCAGGGCATATTTGTTAACTTTAAGGACTTGTACTATTACAATGGGAACAAGCTACCCTTTGCTGCTGCTCAAATTGGCCAGGCTTTCAGAAATGaggttttaattcttttcttagtCTTAGAGAATGCACACACAAGTTATTTTTGCAGTGCTTTTTTTAAATGCCAATAGTTATTCTGTTTTTAGCTACAATATTTCATTATATAGCCTTGTGTTTGTCGCAATTGTTTGTTCCACTGATATTGACGACATTGAAAGTCGTCTTATGGTTTTGCATGCTTTCTTGGCTGTTATGATGTTTTTTCCCTCACAGATCTGACTATATGCTCTCTCTCACTTATAGATTTCTCCCCGCCAAGGTCTTTTAAGAGTTCGTGAATTCACATTAGCAGAGATTGAGCACTTTGTTGATCCTGAGGACAAATCTCACCCAAAATACTCTGAAGTTGCAGATCTTGAATTTTTGATGTTCCCAAGAGAACAACAAGTCTCTGGCCAATCTGCAAAGAAAATTCGCCTTGGTGAAGCTGTTTCTAAGGTTAATATGGTGGTAATTTTCAATTATCATTCTGTCTTCTGCATTACCCTCTTTGTCATGATGCTACCATGTGTTTCATCTAGGGAATTGTCAACAATGAAACTCTTGGCTATTTCATTGGGAGAGTGTATCTTTTTCTAACTCATCTTGGTATAGACAAAGACCGATTGCGATTCCGGCAACATCTTGCAAATGAAATGGCCCACTATGCTGCAGACTGTTGGGATGCTGAGATTGAGTCTTCATATGGTTGGATTGAATGTGTTGGTATTGCAGATAGATCTGCATATGACTTGCGTGCTCACACGGTGAGAATCTCTTTTATATATGCATGTCTAAATTTGACAGATGCAGTGCTTAACAGTAGGCACATAGGTGGATGTGAATTCTCTCATTCATGTCTTTATCTTATAATCCTGCTAGGGAAGAATTCCGAGGGTGAGTTCATTTTAGCCCTGATCATGTCACTAGTATGTGCTATTGTCATCTTTAACTCAGCATGCATCATATATGAAACTGTATCTGCTTATGCTATGAAGTGACAGAACAAGTACAGCAAGGAAGTGCTAAGAATTTatctgctttaatttttttaaactagaaaTAGCAAACACATGGGagctttttttgtttctttaacagGACAAAAGTGGAGTTCCTCTTGTGGCCCATGAAAAATTTTCAGAACCTAAGGAAGTGGAGGTAATCACACTCACTGTCATCATTCTAtgttctttttcaaatttttgtaTTGCACTAAATTTAAGTCCTTATATTTCTACTGTTCATGGTGGACTCCTGCTATATCTAACCTTTAATGTTCTGGTTTCAGAAATTGGTTATAGCACCAGTGAAGAAAGAGCTGGGGCTTTCTTTCAAGGGCAACCAAAAAAAAGTGGTTGAAGCTTTGGAGGTAAAGCTGAAATTTCTCAGTGgacataaatatcataaaactaTTTGTGCCTGTTCTAGGTGTGATTTCCCCCCTTTTTTAGGCAATGAATGAAAAGGAAGCTTTGGACATGAAGTCCTCTCTGGAAACCAAAGGGGAGGTAGAATTTTATGTCTGCACTCTTGGGGAAAATGTGACAATTAAAAAGAGCATGGTATCAATttcaaaggagaagaagaaggaacaCCAGAGAACTTTCACACCATCAGTAATTGAGCCATCTTTTGGCATTGGCCGTATAATCTACTGTCTCTATGAACACTCTTTCTACATGAGGTCCAGTAAAGCCGGGGATGAGCAGCAGAATGTTTTCCGTTTCCCTCCTCTTGTGGCACCTATAAAGTGCACTGTTTTTCCTCTCGTCCAGAATCAGCAGTATGAGGATGTTGCCAAAATCATTTCTAAGTCATTGACTGCTGCTGGAATCTCTCATAAGATTGATATTACAGGTGAGTGTAGATAAATCATCTTGTTGTTCAGTTGTAGGCATTTTCGCTCGTTTACTAAGAAATATGTGTGGCTTGTAATCATTGACATGTGATTTAAGTTTAGGcatgttttgatgaatgttTGTGTATATGCTTGGGTTCGTGCATTTtatctgaaaaattaaaagaaggttTGAAGTGTGCCTGTTTTGAACTTTCTAAATAAGGAGgggaaatttatataaaaaaggaaaaaagaccaCCAACATTTATTTATGATGCCCGTGAAAGGCAAATTTCTTGTCGTTGCCAAGAGTTACAAATAAATACTACATTATTAAATGAAGGCttgcaaatatttttagattggatAAATTTCCATGCCATGCAGAGACTTTGAGCCTCAGTGATATGATATATCTTCTTGCTCTTTAATTGCAAATAACGGCTTTGAGTTTATTTGTGGTTTGTCTTGTATGTTCTGAGGGCAAATATTGAGAATAATCTAAAACGGTTTGTAATGATACTAAAATTTCAGGGTGCTTATGTGCATCTTCTTATATATAGGCGTTTTAATCCCATCTTGTTCTCTGAAGTGTTTGAACCCTTGGTACCCCCCCTCCCCCATGTTGCTCTTGGACACGTTTTTCTCTACATGGAGCATCATTTCCGTTCTTAATTGCATTAAGGAGATTGCTTAAATTTCCGCACTGCATGACTTTGCTCTTTTTAATTGGTTGTGTGAATGCTGTTTCATAGGCACCTCAATTGGTAAACGATATGCAAGAACAGATGAACTGGGTGTCCCCTTTGCAATAACTGTTGATTCAACATCCTCAGTGACAATCAGAGAGAGGGATAGCAAGGATCAAATCCGTGTTAATGTGGAAGAAGCAGCATCAGTTGTGAAGTCGGTAACTGATGGACACACGACGTGGGCCGATGCGTGGGCAAATTTCCCCCACCACTCCTCTGGATCTGTAGAGGATTAGAGCTTGCGTGACAGTGGCCCTAATGTGTTAGGCATACGACAATGCCTTGGATTTTGGCTAGTTTCC is a window encoding:
- the LOC7491435 gene encoding glycine--tRNA ligase, mitochondrial 1, which encodes MAASEYSLRRALVEKQSSIESQGNAVRALKASNAVKADVDEAIEKLNALKLEKSSIEKQLQAAVSGNPDGSVNKEAFRQAVVNTLERRLFFIPSFKIYRGVAGLYDYGPPGCAVKSNVLAFWRQHFVLEENMLEVDCPCVTPEVVLKASGHVDKFTDLMVKDEKTGTCYRADHLLKDFCNEKIQKDLSISAEKAAELKHVLAVLDDLSAEELGAKIKEYGITAPDTKNPLSDPYPFNLMFQTSIGPSGLSPGYMRPETAQGIFVNFKDLYYYNGNKLPFAAAQIGQAFRNEISPRQGLLRVREFTLAEIEHFVDPEDKSHPKYSEVADLEFLMFPREQQVSGQSAKKIRLGEAVSKGIVNNETLGYFIGRVYLFLTHLGIDKDRLRFRQHLANEMAHYAADCWDAEIESSYGWIECVGIADRSAYDLRAHTDKSGVPLVAHEKFSEPKEVEKLVIAPVKKELGLSFKGNQKKVVEALEAMNEKEALDMKSSLETKGEVEFYVCTLGENVTIKKSMVSISKEKKKEHQRTFTPSVIEPSFGIGRIIYCLYEHSFYMRSSKAGDEQQNVFRFPPLVAPIKCTVFPLVQNQQYEDVAKIISKSLTAAGISHKIDITGTSIGKRYARTDELGVPFAITVDSTSSVTIRERDSKDQIRVNVEEAASVVKSVTDGHTTWADAWANFPHHSSGSVED